The following are from one region of the Dreissena polymorpha isolate Duluth1 chromosome 2, UMN_Dpol_1.0, whole genome shotgun sequence genome:
- the LOC127865842 gene encoding uncharacterized protein LOC127865842 — protein sequence MAATTNIFTHKETNNWFKAWIALNVMKEGLTNFVVSELKNVHSAIGISCGQCSIANLMPCPTRCLCKKRKPYTCTFHTSQLPKSCQTCDKVKQNITSLHRYNCPSWRNSKAERWVTDPWEIGKCYLPPDGYSDVSSVQESDFNGVISILLNCKHFQTCLSPTFLTPPPPDKQCPLEKIRQIGRDVRHTADCKVTDADLQDYFKTLATLLADPICLLHDTAAIDAHRKLSDLQNDQLTLTGLGELLKEANQTLTHAKEVRERLSKEAAKTLTEGLKTLEATIQVGVLRIQSETMDSIVRIKQAANEKGQDDYERGVAGLYTYSVYTYLHFVIN from the exons ATGGCTGCCACCACCAACATATTTACCCACAAGGAGACCAATAACTGGTTCAAGGCTTGGATAGCCTTGAATGTGATGAAGGAAGGACTGACTAACTTCGTAGTGAGCGAATTAAAAAATGTCCACTCAGCGATAGGCATAAGCTGCGGACAATGTTCAATTGCAAACCTCATGCCGTGTCCTACTCGGTGCCTGTGTAAAAAGAGGAAACCATATACATGCACTTTTCATACGTCACAACTACCCAAGTCATGCCAAACATGTGACaaagtgaaacaaaatatcacatCGCTGCATAGATATAACTGCCCTTCGTGGCGAAACTCTAAAGCGGAAAGATGGGTAACGGATCCGTGGGAAATTGGTAAATGTTACCTCCCACCGGATGGCTATAGCGACGTTTCTTCTGTCCAAGAATCTGATTTCAATGGTGTGATAAGCATTTTGTTGAACTGCAAACATTTCCAGACATGTCTCTCCCCCACATTTCTAACGCCGCCACCACCTGATAAGCAATGCCCGTTGGAAAAG ATACGTCAAATAGGCCGAGATGTACGTCACACTGCCGACTGCAAGGTGACAGATGCTGACCTGCAGGACTATTTCAAGACACTGGCCACCCTTCTGGCTGATCCAATCTGCTTATTACATGATACAGCAGCAATAGACGCGCACAGAAAACTCAGTGAT TTGCAGAATGATCAGCTTACACTTACCGGACTTGGCGAGCTGTTGAAAGAAGCCAATCAGACACTTACACACGCGAAAGAGGTCAGAGAACGTTTATCTAAAGAGGCTGCAAAGACCCTGACAGAAGGTCTGAAAACTTTAGAGGCTACAATACAGGTTGGAGTGCTGCGCATTCAAAGCGAGACAATGGATAGCATAGTGCGCATTAAACAAGCAGCGAATGAAAAGGGACAAGATGATTACGAACGAGGCGTAGCAGGTTTGTACACGTATTCGGTCTACACATATCTTCACTTCGTTATAAACTGA